A window of Gemmatimonadota bacterium contains these coding sequences:
- the glnA gene encoding type I glutamate--ammonia ligase yields the protein MTAPRPIPSDLSSATPRDILELAHAHQVRFLRLQFTDILGVNKNVEVPASQFQKALAGDILFDGSSIEGFVRVEESDMLLQPDLSTFRIFPWGDPHSKVARVICDVTTPEGKPFAGDPRQVLKQQVARAAALGYVMNAGMEAEFFLFKQGADGGAATLTHDVGGYFDLAPMDRGEEARRAIVATLEQMGFEVEAAHHEVAHGQHEIDFRYADALTTADNIATFRFVVKHVAQQFGLMASFMPKPIFGQNGSGMHTHQSLFLKGENAFFDPKGEYQLSTVAHHYIGGLLKHARGMSAITNPLVNSYKRLVPGYEAPINVAWSMRNRSPLIRVPERRGTGTRVELRSPDPAANPYLALAVMLAAGLDGISTEATSREPVNENIWEMSFRERRRLRIDDLPHDLNEACDELEKDTEITDALGPHVTQHFLAAKREEWREYISQVSAWELEQYLAKY from the coding sequence ATGACCGCCCCGCGCCCCATCCCGTCCGACCTGAGCAGCGCGACGCCGAGGGACATCCTCGAGCTCGCGCATGCGCACCAGGTCCGGTTCCTCCGCCTGCAGTTCACCGACATCCTCGGCGTGAACAAGAACGTCGAGGTCCCCGCCTCGCAGTTCCAGAAGGCGCTCGCCGGCGACATCCTCTTCGACGGCTCATCCATCGAAGGGTTCGTGCGCGTGGAGGAGTCGGACATGCTCCTGCAGCCCGACCTCTCGACCTTCCGGATCTTCCCGTGGGGCGACCCGCACTCGAAGGTCGCCCGCGTGATCTGCGACGTGACGACCCCCGAGGGGAAGCCGTTCGCCGGCGATCCGCGGCAGGTGCTCAAGCAGCAGGTGGCACGGGCCGCCGCCCTCGGCTACGTGATGAACGCCGGCATGGAGGCGGAGTTCTTCCTCTTCAAGCAGGGCGCCGACGGCGGCGCGGCGACGCTCACGCACGACGTGGGCGGGTACTTCGACCTCGCCCCGATGGATCGCGGCGAGGAGGCGCGCCGCGCGATCGTCGCCACGCTCGAGCAGATGGGCTTCGAGGTGGAGGCCGCGCACCACGAGGTGGCGCACGGCCAGCACGAGATCGACTTCCGCTACGCCGATGCGCTCACCACCGCGGACAACATCGCGACCTTCCGGTTCGTGGTGAAGCACGTCGCCCAGCAGTTCGGCCTCATGGCGTCGTTCATGCCCAAGCCCATCTTCGGGCAGAACGGCAGCGGCATGCACACGCACCAGTCGCTCTTCCTCAAGGGCGAGAACGCCTTCTTCGATCCCAAGGGCGAGTACCAGCTCTCGACGGTCGCGCATCACTACATCGGCGGGCTCCTCAAGCACGCGCGCGGCATGAGCGCCATCACCAACCCGCTCGTCAACTCGTACAAGCGGCTCGTGCCCGGCTACGAGGCGCCGATCAACGTCGCCTGGTCCATGCGCAACCGCTCGCCGCTCATCCGCGTGCCGGAACGTCGCGGCACGGGCACGCGCGTGGAACTGCGCTCGCCCGACCCGGCCGCCAATCCGTACCTCGCGCTCGCCGTGATGCTCGCCGCGGGACTCGACGGCATCTCGACCGAAGCCACGAGCCGCGAGCCGGTGAACGAGAACATCTGGGAGATGAGCTTCCGCGAGCGGCGCCGCCTGCGCATCGACGACCTCCCGCACGACCTCAACGAGGCGTGCGACGAGCTCGAGAAGGACACCGAGATCACCGACGCGCTCGGTCCGCACGTGACGCAGCACTTCCTCGCCGCCAAGCGCGAGGAGTGGCGCGAGTACATCTCGCAGGTCTCGGCCTGGGAACTGGAACAGTACCTGGCGAAGTACTGA
- a CDS encoding TolC family protein, translating to MISTRSVLALLCLSAAALPAQTPDTLRLTLAQTVERMLRTSDEARIALAQVDLADAQVTAARAAGMPQLRLASTYQQQVENARALIVGNVFGQSYTYNTNLLLQQSLFQGGRIVGANQAAARSERAARATSEETRITLAVDAQRIYLGVALAAQLADIQRRNLEIADTRLAQAEQLERTGRASRYDVLRARVERTNLEPTALQAENARVLAELEFKRLLQVPVAQPIALSTVLDPTAVQAMAAAALADDQAPGVRPGVRAAELTASAREAAIRVARADLLPTLNASFQLGYLALPAFNGLPTKMGESSLAFCANPGTATRPCQNNGWFPDRTFNVQFTWPLFDGLRAKGAIDVAQAQARVADLQVRQSREQASIDVERARAELVRAQATFTARAGNVREAAEAFDLATMRHGRGIGTQLEVSDAQLALLIARSTEARATFDLYVAVADLARVRARPIPLPDGGTVALGPNR from the coding sequence ATGATTTCCACCCGCTCGGTCCTCGCCCTCCTCTGCCTCTCGGCCGCGGCGCTCCCGGCCCAGACGCCGGACACGCTGCGCCTCACCCTCGCCCAGACGGTGGAGCGCATGCTGCGCACCTCCGACGAGGCACGCATCGCCTTGGCGCAGGTCGACCTCGCCGATGCCCAGGTGACCGCGGCGCGCGCCGCCGGGATGCCGCAGCTCCGCCTCGCCAGCACCTACCAGCAGCAGGTCGAGAACGCCCGCGCGCTCATCGTCGGCAACGTCTTCGGCCAGAGCTACACCTACAACACGAACCTCCTGCTGCAGCAGTCGCTCTTCCAGGGCGGCCGCATCGTCGGTGCGAACCAGGCCGCGGCGCGCTCCGAGCGCGCGGCCCGCGCGACCAGCGAGGAGACGCGCATCACCCTCGCGGTGGATGCCCAGCGCATCTACCTCGGCGTGGCCCTCGCGGCACAGCTCGCTGACATCCAGCGGCGCAACCTCGAGATCGCGGACACGCGCCTCGCGCAGGCCGAGCAGCTCGAACGCACCGGTCGCGCCTCGCGCTACGACGTGCTCCGCGCGCGGGTCGAGCGCACCAACCTCGAACCGACGGCGCTCCAGGCCGAGAACGCGCGCGTCCTCGCCGAGCTCGAGTTCAAGCGCCTCCTCCAGGTCCCGGTCGCGCAGCCCATCGCCCTCTCCACCGTGCTCGACCCGACGGCGGTGCAGGCGATGGCCGCCGCCGCGCTCGCCGACGACCAGGCACCCGGCGTGCGCCCCGGCGTCCGGGCGGCCGAACTCACCGCGAGCGCTCGCGAGGCCGCCATTCGCGTGGCGCGCGCGGACCTGCTCCCCACGCTCAACGCGAGCTTCCAGCTCGGCTACCTCGCGCTCCCCGCCTTCAACGGGCTCCCCACGAAGATGGGCGAGAGCTCGCTCGCGTTCTGCGCGAACCCCGGCACGGCGACGCGTCCCTGCCAGAACAACGGCTGGTTCCCCGACCGCACCTTCAACGTGCAGTTCACCTGGCCGCTCTTCGACGGGCTGCGTGCCAAGGGCGCGATCGACGTCGCGCAGGCGCAGGCCCGCGTCGCGGACCTCCAGGTGCGCCAGTCGCGCGAACAGGCCTCGATCGACGTCGAGCGTGCGCGCGCCGAGCTCGTGCGCGCCCAGGCCACCTTCACCGCCCGCGCCGGCAACGTGCGCGAGGCGGCCGAGGCGTTCGATCTCGCGACCATGCGCCACGGCCGTGGCATCGGGACGCAGCTCGAGGTGTCCGACGCACAGCTCGCCCTGCTCATCGCGCGCTCCACCGAGGCGCGCGCGACCTTCGACCTCTATGTCGCGGTGGCCGACCTCGCGCGCGTGCGCGCGCGGCCGATCCCGCTCCCCGACGGCGGCACCGTCGCCCTCGGACCCAATCGATGA
- a CDS encoding zinc ribbon domain-containing protein, with protein sequence MRGPRAAAAISFPAMTNQRFCTNCGAGLGAAAKFCHRCGQATDGSTRGAATGPVGGGGASGAQILPWAVAGIALLSLFAFIVGQNFGRTPGAAPSAGPVAVAPGRAPDISQMGPEERADRLFQRVMTYVAEGKSDSVAFFSPMAIQAQLALAPLDAHRRYDLGLLGIVSGDGAMARAQADTILAANPDHLLGLILAMRGAGMAQDAPARAKYATHLLDIADTERAKRLAEYTDHDPDITAALREAKNPSAPPIG encoded by the coding sequence GTGCGCGGCCCGCGTGCGGCCGCGGCGATTAGTTTTCCCGCGATGACCAACCAGCGCTTCTGCACCAACTGCGGCGCGGGCCTCGGTGCCGCCGCGAAGTTCTGCCACCGCTGCGGCCAGGCGACCGACGGCTCCACGCGCGGCGCGGCGACCGGACCCGTTGGAGGGGGCGGCGCGAGCGGTGCGCAGATCCTCCCCTGGGCCGTGGCCGGCATCGCGCTCCTCTCGCTGTTCGCGTTCATCGTCGGACAGAACTTCGGGCGCACGCCGGGGGCCGCGCCTTCGGCGGGTCCGGTCGCGGTCGCGCCGGGACGCGCCCCCGACATCTCGCAGATGGGACCCGAGGAGCGCGCCGACCGACTCTTCCAGCGCGTGATGACGTACGTCGCCGAGGGGAAGAGCGACTCGGTCGCGTTCTTCTCGCCGATGGCGATCCAGGCGCAGCTCGCGCTCGCCCCGCTCGACGCGCATCGGCGCTATGACCTCGGCCTCCTCGGCATCGTGAGCGGCGACGGGGCGATGGCGCGCGCACAGGCCGATACCATCCTCGCGGCGAATCCCGATCATCTGCTGGGTCTCATCCTCGCGATGCGTGGCGCGGGGATGGCACAGGATGCGCCGGCGCGGGCCAAGTATGCGACGCATCTATTGGACATCGCGGATACGGAGCGGGCGAAGCGGCTCGCGGAGTACACGGACCATGATCCTGACATCACCGCGGCGTTGCGGGAGGCGAAGAACCCTTCCGCGCCTCCTATCGGCTGA
- a CDS encoding response regulator yields the protein MTRLPMTERRTSQPSRLSRAIRAITEPQVRRILLVDDEELIRSAIAKFLRSKGYEVTTCESGPAALDALEREKHVLMLADVRMPGMTGLALVPAALAVDSELAVMMLTAVNDAPTATEALAHGAMDYLMKPIELTDLAAAVERVLHKRDLAIEQRKVERLIREEVAAQTEELNRERAMLNTVLVDVVRALVSAQEAKDTFLRGHSDRVADLAASIASALNLSDDEVENMRIAGRLMDVGKIGIRESVLNKPGALTPEEFDHVKTHVEIGLEILSTIKPIAHLLPAIQDHHEHWDGNGYPRKLKGEQISLGGRILHAADAFDALTSHRAWRDPLSPAEAIRFLEERAGAMLDPAIFAALKSTVTRRKTLAFLEPVPE from the coding sequence ATGACCCGACTCCCGATGACCGAACGCCGCACCTCACAACCCAGCCGTCTCTCGCGCGCCATCCGGGCCATCACGGAGCCCCAGGTGCGTCGGATCCTGCTCGTCGATGACGAAGAGCTGATCCGTTCCGCGATCGCGAAGTTCCTGCGATCCAAGGGCTACGAGGTCACCACCTGCGAATCGGGGCCGGCGGCCCTCGACGCGCTCGAGCGCGAGAAGCACGTCCTCATGCTCGCCGACGTGCGCATGCCCGGCATGACCGGCCTCGCCCTCGTCCCGGCGGCACTGGCCGTCGACTCCGAGCTCGCGGTCATGATGCTCACCGCCGTGAACGATGCGCCGACCGCCACCGAGGCGCTCGCGCACGGCGCGATGGACTATCTCATGAAGCCCATCGAGCTCACCGACCTCGCCGCGGCGGTCGAGCGCGTGCTGCACAAGCGCGACCTCGCGATCGAGCAGCGCAAGGTCGAGCGCCTCATCCGCGAGGAGGTCGCCGCGCAGACGGAGGAGCTCAATCGCGAGCGCGCGATGCTCAACACGGTGCTCGTCGACGTCGTCCGGGCCCTCGTCTCCGCGCAGGAGGCCAAGGACACCTTCCTCCGCGGCCACTCCGATCGCGTCGCCGACCTCGCCGCCTCCATCGCCTCCGCGCTCAACCTCTCCGATGACGAGGTCGAGAACATGCGGATCGCGGGGCGCCTCATGGACGTCGGCAAGATCGGCATCCGCGAGTCGGTGCTCAACAAGCCGGGCGCGCTCACGCCCGAGGAGTTCGACCACGTCAAGACGCACGTCGAGATCGGCCTCGAGATCCTCTCGACCATCAAGCCCATCGCGCACCTGCTCCCCGCCATCCAGGACCATCACGAGCACTGGGACGGGAACGGCTACCCGCGCAAGCTCAAGGGCGAGCAGATCTCCCTCGGCGGCCGCATCCTCCACGCCGCGGACGCCTTCGACGCCCTCACCTCGCACCGCGCCTGGCGCGACCCGCTCTCGCCGGCCGAGGCGATCCGCTTCCTCGAGGAGCGCGCGGGCGCGATGCTCGACCCGGCCATCTTCGCCGCCCTCAAGAGCACCGTCACCCGCCGGAAGACGCTCGCCTTCCTCGAGCCCGTCCCGGAGTGA